One Ignavibacterium sp. DNA segment encodes these proteins:
- a CDS encoding PIN domain nuclease yields the protein MIFVDSSVLIDYFNGKKNWQVEKLDEILGKEIVVIGDYVLVEVLQGFRNDNDYNIAKGVLKSFPCLNICGEEIAIKSANNYRVLRKKGVTVRKTIDVVIATFCIENELQLLHNDKDFFALEKHLGLQSLVLKSS from the coding sequence ATGATATTTGTCGATTCTTCGGTATTAATAGACTACTTTAATGGGAAAAAGAATTGGCAAGTCGAAAAGCTTGATGAGATATTAGGAAAAGAGATTGTGGTAATAGGTGATTATGTTTTAGTCGAAGTATTGCAGGGATTTCGAAATGATAATGATTATAATATTGCTAAAGGTGTACTTAAATCATTCCCTTGTTTGAATATTTGTGGAGAAGAAATAGCAATAAAATCTGCTAATAATTATAGAGTGTTAAGAAAAAAAGGAGTAACAGTCCGAAAAACAATTGATGTAGTAATAGCTACATTTTGTATTGAGAATGAACTACAACTATTGCACAATGATAAAGATTTCTTCGCTTTAGAAAAACATTTAGGATTACAATCTTTAGTTCTAAAAAGCAGCTAA
- a CDS encoding type II toxin-antitoxin system VapB family antitoxin, whose protein sequence is MRTNIVIDDKLMSIALKTSGLTTKKEVVEEALQLLVKVKNQKKLKLLRGKLKWEGNLNEMRKDK, encoded by the coding sequence ATGAGAACAAATATTGTAATTGACGATAAACTTATGTCGATTGCTCTTAAGACTTCTGGATTGACTACCAAAAAAGAAGTTGTTGAAGAAGCTTTACAACTATTAGTAAAAGTAAAGAATCAAAAAAAGCTCAAGCTATTGAGAGGAAAATTAAAATGGGAAGGCAACCTGAATGAAATGAGAAAAGATAAATGA